The following are from one region of the Primulina eburnea isolate SZY01 chromosome 17, ASM2296580v1, whole genome shotgun sequence genome:
- the LOC140817934 gene encoding uncharacterized protein, protein MPTKRKNVEGDDSTISSDKTTRVVDELTKLLQDQAKVHGDQIQQLLTMQTTIQGQAQERIQGATNNSENGAYDRFRRMNPPDFIGGPDPLLALEWVKALEAIFDYLKFSDQDKVGCAVFMLVKAARIWWEATKVTVNVKELVWNEFKELFHAKYFSKEIKAKKVKEFLELRKASLSVTEYILKFEEGCVFVPFIAENDKDKGEHFIRGLKSEICRDVHMSKVVNYQEIVERALLAEHDEHEIEKDRQLRRQVFQARGQGQGSSVNVRGGGYKGKGKMDQRSRFPLPPADNDRLLCAKCGKSHKGECLIGSGRCYRCKEVGHTVYNCPLSFGKGKVQGRIFSMTKEGANPDASVILGNIFILGKEALTLIDTGATHSFISEEFMHTISVEPTVVHVQFNIVLPSGEEIWTNSIIKACPVLMGSRLLYADLIVISMVAFDVILGMDWLSAYRAVIECVSKIVKFLEDDIEKDLFVGGTSSLSIPIISCLQATKLLHKGCVGYLASVLDTRKESKIQIQDIDVVQDYPDVFDDDVPGLPPDREVEFVIDLIPGTSPISKAPYRLAPTEMKELKNQLQELLDKDALSRKSSSELNAMISKFLLLDLQRNEIRLVSSGTVARLSTLVLRSTLFDRILKEQQSDVQLLELKTNKELSGVSEFGLNRDGLITFRGKICVPIGDNIRREVKSEHQRPAGLLQSLPIPQWKWEHITMDFVVGLPRSQKGFNSIWVIVDRLSKSSHFLPVKTTYSMNQYADVYIQEIVRLHGIPVSIVSDRDPRFTSEFWKSLHRALGTKLAFSTAYHPQSDGQSERVIQILEDMLRACTIDFPGSWDTELPLVEFTYNNSYQSSIGLAPYEALYGRKSDVVALIQERLKTAQSRQKSYADVRRRPLAFEVGDHVFIKIAPLKGVMRFGKKGKLRPRYIGPFEILNKIGERAYRLALPPDLDRVHNVFHVSMLRKYIANPSHVLMYESLELLPNLSYDEKPVQILDRKVKVLRNKEIGIVKVLWRNQVIEEATWEPEEEMKQRYPNLFDSK, encoded by the exons ATGCCTACCAAGCGTAAGAATGTTGAAGGGGATGATAGTACTATTTCTTCAGATAAGACTACTCGTGTAGTAGATGAATTGACTAAGTTATTGCAAGATCAAGCTAAAGTTCATGGTGATCAGATCCAACAGTTATTGACTATGCAAACTACGATTCAAGGTCAAGCACAAGAAAGAATTCAAGGCGCGACAAATAATTCTGAAAATGGTGCTTATGATCGTTTCAGGAGGATGAATCCTCCTGATTTTATTGGTGGTCCTGATCCATTattagctcttgaatgggtcAAAGCTTTGGAAGCCATCTTTGACTATTTGAAATTTTCTGATCAAGATAAAGTTGGTTGTGCTGTGTTTATGTTGGTAAAGGCTGCTCGTATTTGGTGGGAAGCCACCAAAGTGACTGTTAATGTTAAAGAACTGGTGTGGAAcgagtttaaggaattatttcatgccaaatatttttcaaaggaAATTAAGGCCAAGAAAGTGAAAGAGTTTCTGGAGTTGAGAAAGGCTTCTTTGTCTGTTACTGAGTACATACTGAAATTTGAAGAAGGTTGTGTGTTTGTTCCTTTTATTGCTGAGAatgacaaggataaaggtgaACACTTTATTCGTGGTTTGAAATCTGAAATTTGTAGGGATGTCCATATGTCCAAGGTAGtgaattatcaagaaattgtgGAGAGAGCCTTACttgctgaacatgatgagcacGAGATTGAGAAGGATAGACAGTTGAGGAGACAAGTTTTTCAAGCCAGAGGTCAGGGTCAGGGTTCAAGTGTGAATGTTAGAGGAGGAGGTTATAAAGGCAAAGGCAAGATGGATCAGCGTAGTAGATTTCCTTTGCCTCCTGCAGATAATGATCGACTATTGTGTGCCAAGTGTGGAAAGTCACACAAAGGAGAATGTTTAATTGGCAGCGGTCGTTGCTATAGATGTAAGGAAGTTGGACACACGGTTTATAACTGTCCTCTTTCTTTTGGAAAAGGTAAAGTGCAAGGTCGAATCTTTTCAATGACAAAAGAGGGCGCAAATCCTGATGCTTCAGTCATATTAGGTAATATTTTCATTTTGGGAAAAGAAGCACTTACCttaattgatactggtgcaacacattcttttatatctGAGGAGTTTATGCATACTATATCTGTTGAACCTACTGTGGTGCATGTTCAGTTTAATATTGTGTTGCCTTCTGGGGAAGAAATTTGGACAAATAGTATAATTAAGGCTTGTCCTGTGTTGATGGGATCAAGATTgttgtatgcagatttaattgTAATTTcaatggttgcatttgatgtgatattgggtATGGATTGGTTGTCTGCTTATCGTGCTGTGATTGAATGTGTTAGCAAGATAGTAAAATTTTTAGAAGATGATATTGAGAAGGATTTATTTGTGGGTGGTACCTCTTCATTAAGTATCCCTATTATTTCTTGCCTTCAAGCTACTAAATTGTTGCACAAGGGTTGTGTTGGTTATTTAGCTTCAGTTTTGGATACAAGAAAGGAAAGTAAAATACAGATACAGGATATTGATGTGGTTCAGGATTATCCTGATGTATTTGATGATGATGTACCTGGATTACCACCTGATCGAgaggtagagtttgttattgatttaattcCAGGTACATCTCCAATTTCTAAGGCTCCTTACAgattagctccaactgaaatgaaagaattaaagaatCAATTGCAggagctattagataaag atgctttgagtcgcAAGTCAAGTTCAGAATTAAATGCTATgatttctaaatttttgttGCTTGATTTGCAAAGGAATGAGATAAGATTGGTATCTTCAGGGACAGTGGCTCGTTTATCTACATTAGTTCTCCGCTCAACTTTGTTTGATCGAATTTTGAAGGAACAACAGTCTGATGTTCAGTTATTGGAGTTAAAAACGAATAAAGAATTATCTGGAGTTTCTGAATTTGGATTGAATCGTGATGGTTTGATTACCTTTCGAGGTAAAATATGTGTTCCTATTGGTGATAACATACGAAGAGAG gttaagagtGAACACCAAAGACCGGCGGGATTATTGCAATCTTTGCCTATACcgcaatggaaatgggaacacatcacaatggattttgtggttggattgCCAAGGTCTCAgaaaggtttcaattctatttgggtgattgttgatcgattgTCTAAATCATCGCATTTTCTTCCTGTCAAGACAACATATTCTATGAATCAATATGCCGAtgtatatattcaagaaattgtgagacttcatggtatACCGGTATCTATAGTGTCAGATCGTGATCCGAGGTTTACATCAGAGTTCTGGAAAAGTTTACATCGAGCTTTGGGCACGAAGTTAGCCTTTAGCACCGCCTACCATCCTCAAAGCGACGGGCAATCAGAAAGGGTTATTcaaattcttgaggatatgttaagAGCTTGCACAATTGATTTCCCTGGGAGTTGGGATACCGAGTTGCCATTGGTTGAATTCACATATAATAATAGTTACCAGTCTTCCATTGGCCTAGCACCTTATGAAGCCTTATATGGAcgaaagt cagatgttGTGGCGTTAATTCAAGAAAGATTGAAGACAGCTCAATCtagacagaaaagttatgcCGATGTTAGAAGACGGCCTTTGGCATTCGAGGTTGGTGATcatgtttttatcaaaatagcTCCTCTCAAAGgagttatgagatttggcaagaaaggtaaGTTAAGACCTCGAtacattggaccatttgaaattCTAAATAAGATTGGAGAGCGAGCCTATCGTCTTGCTTTGCCACCGGACTTGGACCGAGTTCAtaatgtatttcatgtatcCATGCTTCgtaagtatattgcgaatccatCTCATGTTCTTATGTACGAGTCATTGGAACTTTTGCCTAACCTAAGCTATGATGAAAAGCCggttcaaattcttgatcgtaaGGTTAAGGTGTTAAGGAATAAAGAAATTGGCATTGTCAAAGTTTTATGGAGAAATCAAGTGAttgaagaggccacgtgggaaccggaAGAGGAGATGAAGCAACGTTATCCTAATCTATTTGATAGTAagtaa